A genomic window from Neorickettsia sennetsu str. Miyayama includes:
- a CDS encoding ankyrin repeat domain-containing protein — MQGLYNKLLDAISCGNYSLFSQLTKRVDFDYSGSPYNGVSAFNAVVSAICIETPKDERDIADLLPVQTKESSTAIAGLRARITGREEIFADLCKHLRVNSLINLADFGTGLTPVQVALAANNTTLINRLFANGALRSARCEIDRVSGCTLFMKALSCASGTASVEMLKAVARGTANIRQLTTTGKTDRQIVNDLCNYFRSLASNYEEALAVLMSSDGDGKNLYHRALEKNDPEALQWLNKLFLSEKPIIEEAEELLNNLSLSSKYKTQILQSVRYSNDKFTRIRKAIGAADVIFNMPCGELTPTEFIVSNIPSQDAGEFARNAMIGNSDGSGYMSLAEIVDGGTDPADLIKLADAMVRCAPENVCARFFAGHSGSVLLKKLCDFYEKRDGSINEKAFIDFLIKIAFPSCLEFVTEGRINVEDILHGVVETRDPNRIAGIAALASPKSWEHENKAGCNPLELAIANEDPDCFAAILQSLEGALVAASTQEELSAHRECIDRLLAGVGKTSGKAALHFVVDKAPQLIGMILNLSSDGEALLRVKDARGLLPVHHNANINAFYQPLYEKKFCKPITEATANQINDLKESVVLHKKIADGDKSVLQTLFLQDESNVYKCIDTAEGTKSILEVAAESGRPDLVKFILLEHKKLQEKSKNKCKDVEAELEQLTAFQTPEVQEKIGDLEAERTLQEGMQRARSDAMCRHANETLLRVLSTQNPQDWHQEVMDAADLREETLVATLLDSGANPLVTAVQSGNNPVAQKILSEAKECANDDLKDSLIKNQDVTGLLKCGFGSSSLYDATYTPLRDPGKDKAEFEPSVAAVALIREEMNTLRKQVTSKFSGKGVLLTYAHAISMDTPEAENIKDKLNGFEDGDKGLLSVCSPDGHNIGTLIAAFGGIAQWQAYANKYSKLKSADSGGVSPAVNVSADIGTPLQVALLAKHFANNGPEKRRRSLLLDYLLQHHLDDVFIPNVNGENLLHTAVKCSDMEVLDLMLTHAIYTSTTTFSALNQRNGAGRTVLELAVYMDNASALKIIVESVLARHGAGAASALLLESRLLHTAVATNNDAMLKLIASVQKMLNVITAPDQQLLLENQKDQQGRDPFVLAVEMGNLSAMKTMHRAGLQMNAESVKEAIAGLPASFDKGKLDGLIKLLKLDRAESAALLAEREKRLRKTLPPTPPLAVEPQSSEVRGEFIDQVRCIAESESELFKRQSFHAHNSLFSQFQQEYNKRATSLKEDITNDRIDIALANMRLHPDLVDSADNRGEIIEAVLASNNLELAKVVVQSSNKFIKNSSGDNLLNCIIKHASDGSLKELVAECINTGYSLAEVSRDGISAFQLLEERDPAFAAELRSAHEKESAKITSLMNCLEDVLQSANTGAKSRASSVLLGEMNSFPKGYNFPVFSQIFSQILSDNTHGEHSLVTKRLGLLCYLFKGVSYFGEKSPENGDTVLHMLFKVLKSNPGAIVEVREALEAIIANKNFYPELLLEKNYYGFSALDVLAGVKGSWHLLDVIRRTFPNFDDKISLAKMLMFSVLEADLDETREFLERHQGSLLDINSEDNDGVSSLECAILRNDVPMCKLLLEYGAEINTVDLHGRNFLDKILDRSFETGVQPSPEMVSLLVSRGVDLMHSSGDLTTLERFEKFEQKKDVLRTRLAVLMDKPNLCQSDYTELRILMNAQLHQDYCRILRDAVLERERLNEEVSKRAANALYVASGFNFVESIRPIVSAPFRLPKDKSSASLIGGVVCIKVDENASIDIDELFSSVKPYGVRCSDLSFNGGRDVVKVERKANGLTNYIPKSGCVIVSVDAKVKGNSEKVEIFISSDGSVSFGSKKNSAKLTSLFKEGKIDFTSSGVYVDGTPLEKAFGSAPKKAVVHEQLQGVARSLREAGASGAENVHASHRHVPTGGASRVTERGGDIT, encoded by the coding sequence ATGCAGGGTCTATACAATAAACTTTTAGATGCTATTAGTTGTGGCAACTACTCTCTTTTCTCTCAACTCACTAAGCGTGTCGATTTTGATTATTCAGGGAGTCCCTATAACGGAGTTTCAGCTTTTAATGCGGTGGTTTCTGCTATTTGCATAGAAACTCCAAAAGATGAGAGAGACATTGCTGATTTGCTTCCTGTGCAGACAAAAGAATCGTCCACTGCGATTGCAGGTTTGAGGGCAAGAATAACTGGTAGAGAGGAGATTTTTGCAGATTTATGCAAACACCTTCGTGTAAATAGTTTAATAAATTTGGCGGATTTTGGAACTGGTCTCACACCGGTGCAAGTTGCCTTAGCTGCTAATAACACCACTCTAATAAATCGATTGTTTGCGAACGGTGCCCTGAGAAGTGCTAGGTGTGAGATTGATAGGGTTTCCGGTTGTACTTTGTTCATGAAAGCGCTTAGTTGTGCAAGTGGTACGGCCTCTGTGGAAATGTTGAAAGCGGTTGCTCGTGGTACGGCCAACATTCGACAGTTGACTACAACAGGTAAGACAGATAGGCAGATAGTAAATGACCTATGTAACTATTTTCGCTCTCTTGCGTCGAATTATGAAGAAGCACTGGCAGTTTTAATGTCTTCAGACGGCGATGGGAAGAACTTATATCATAGGGCACTTGAAAAAAATGATCCTGAAGCTTTGCAGTGGTTAAACAAGCTGTTCCTATCAGAAAAACCCATCATTGAAGAGGCAGAGGAACTTTTGAATAATCTTAGTCTATCAAGTAAGTACAAAACGCAGATTTTACAAAGTGTTCGCTATTCGAATGATAAGTTTACCCGCATAAGGAAAGCGATAGGTGCAGCGGATGTGATATTTAATATGCCGTGTGGGGAGCTCACTCCAACGGAGTTTATAGTGAGTAATATACCTTCCCAGGACGCTGGAGAGTTTGCTAGAAATGCAATGATTGGAAACAGTGATGGGAGTGGTTACATGTCTCTTGCGGAAATAGTTGACGGTGGGACGGATCCAGCTGACTTGATTAAGCTTGCTGATGCAATGGTTCGTTGTGCTCCAGAAAACGTCTGTGCAAGGTTTTTTGCTGGTCACTCTGGTTCCGTTCTTTTGAAAAAACTTTGTGATTTTTATGAAAAACGCGATGGTTCTATCAATGAAAAGGCATTTATTGATTTCTTGATAAAAATCGCTTTCCCTAGCTGCCTAGAATTTGTTACGGAAGGTAGGATCAATGTTGAGGATATCCTACATGGAGTGGTTGAAACTCGTGATCCCAATAGGATTGCTGGTATTGCTGCTCTTGCTTCACCGAAATCTTGGGAGCACGAGAATAAGGCAGGATGTAATCCGTTGGAGCTTGCTATTGCAAATGAGGATCCTGATTGTTTTGCTGCGATTCTTCAAAGCTTAGAAGGTGCATTGGTAGCTGCAAGCACTCAGGAAGAGCTCAGTGCACACCGAGAATGTATAGATAGGCTTCTTGCAGGAGTTGGTAAGACATCTGGAAAGGCGGCTTTGCACTTTGTTGTTGACAAAGCCCCACAACTGATAGGTATGATTCTTAACTTATCTTCTGATGGTGAAGCTTTATTGCGTGTTAAGGATGCAAGAGGCCTCTTACCAGTTCACCATAATGCAAACATAAACGCTTTTTACCAGCCTCTATACGAGAAGAAATTTTGCAAGCCAATTACAGAGGCAACGGCGAATCAAATTAACGATCTAAAGGAAAGCGTTGTACTTCATAAAAAAATCGCCGATGGGGATAAATCTGTCCTGCAAACGCTATTTTTACAAGATGAATCCAACGTGTACAAATGCATAGATACCGCTGAGGGTACGAAGAGCATTCTTGAAGTGGCTGCTGAAAGTGGTAGACCGGATTTGGTGAAGTTTATTCTTCTAGAACATAAAAAATTACAGGAAAAAAGTAAAAATAAATGTAAGGACGTTGAGGCTGAACTTGAACAACTGACAGCCTTCCAGACTCCTGAAGTGCAAGAAAAGATCGGTGATCTGGAAGCTGAGAGGACGCTTCAAGAAGGGATGCAGCGTGCTAGATCCGATGCGATGTGTAGGCATGCTAACGAAACGTTGTTAAGGGTGCTTAGTACCCAAAACCCGCAAGATTGGCATCAAGAAGTAATGGATGCTGCGGATTTGCGTGAAGAGACGCTTGTTGCAACACTTTTGGATAGTGGTGCAAACCCGCTAGTTACAGCTGTACAAAGTGGTAACAATCCGGTTGCACAGAAAATATTGTCAGAAGCCAAAGAGTGTGCAAATGATGATCTAAAGGATAGTCTTATCAAAAATCAAGATGTTACTGGTCTTTTAAAGTGTGGCTTTGGATCATCTAGCTTATATGATGCTACTTATACTCCGCTCAGGGATCCTGGAAAGGATAAGGCAGAGTTTGAGCCTTCAGTAGCGGCCGTTGCACTTATACGTGAGGAAATGAATACTCTTAGGAAACAGGTTACTTCAAAGTTTTCTGGTAAGGGTGTTTTGCTTACGTATGCACACGCTATCTCCATGGATACACCTGAAGCAGAGAATATAAAAGATAAATTGAATGGCTTTGAAGATGGAGATAAAGGGCTTCTTTCAGTGTGCAGCCCAGATGGGCATAACATAGGTACCCTCATTGCTGCCTTTGGTGGCATTGCACAATGGCAGGCCTACGCAAATAAGTATAGCAAGCTAAAGTCTGCAGATAGTGGTGGTGTTTCTCCAGCGGTAAACGTGTCTGCTGATATAGGTACTCCCTTGCAGGTTGCGCTTTTGGCGAAGCACTTTGCAAACAATGGTCCGGAAAAGAGAAGGAGATCACTCCTCCTTGATTATTTGCTACAGCACCACTTAGATGATGTTTTTATTCCAAACGTAAATGGGGAAAATCTTTTGCACACGGCTGTCAAATGTAGCGATATGGAGGTATTAGACTTGATGTTGACGCATGCTATCTATACAAGTACCACCACCTTTTCCGCCTTGAATCAACGGAACGGAGCTGGTAGGACTGTTCTAGAGCTTGCCGTTTACATGGATAATGCTTCAGCGCTTAAAATAATAGTTGAGAGTGTGTTGGCACGCCATGGAGCGGGTGCTGCGAGCGCTTTACTTCTTGAATCGCGCCTCTTACACACTGCTGTTGCAACAAATAATGATGCGATGCTTAAGCTGATTGCGAGTGTGCAAAAAATGCTTAATGTAATTACTGCTCCAGACCAGCAGCTCTTGTTGGAGAATCAGAAAGATCAACAAGGTAGGGATCCGTTTGTTCTTGCTGTCGAAATGGGAAACCTTTCTGCTATGAAAACGATGCATAGGGCTGGACTGCAAATGAATGCAGAGAGTGTTAAGGAAGCAATTGCAGGGCTTCCAGCCAGCTTTGATAAAGGTAAGTTGGATGGATTGATTAAACTTCTCAAGTTAGATAGAGCTGAGTCAGCTGCGCTCCTAGCTGAACGTGAGAAGCGTTTAAGAAAAACTCTTCCTCCAACACCGCCCTTGGCGGTGGAGCCCCAAAGCAGTGAAGTAAGAGGGGAATTTATAGATCAGGTGCGCTGTATTGCAGAAAGTGAGTCTGAGCTATTCAAAAGGCAGTCTTTTCATGCGCACAACAGTCTTTTTTCACAATTTCAACAAGAGTACAACAAGCGCGCTACATCTTTAAAAGAAGATATTACTAATGACAGGATAGATATTGCTCTTGCTAACATGCGTTTGCATCCAGATCTTGTCGATTCTGCCGATAACAGGGGTGAGATTATAGAGGCAGTACTAGCATCCAACAACTTAGAATTGGCTAAGGTTGTTGTGCAAAGTTCAAATAAGTTCATAAAGAACTCTAGTGGTGATAACTTGCTTAATTGTATTATAAAGCATGCTAGCGATGGAAGTTTAAAAGAATTAGTTGCTGAGTGTATAAATACTGGTTATAGCCTCGCTGAGGTTTCAAGGGATGGGATAAGCGCCTTTCAACTACTGGAAGAAAGAGATCCGGCTTTTGCAGCGGAATTAAGAAGTGCTCATGAGAAAGAAAGTGCTAAAATCACCAGTCTAATGAATTGTTTGGAGGATGTTCTACAGTCCGCAAATACGGGTGCGAAGTCACGTGCATCTTCCGTATTGCTAGGAGAAATGAATTCTTTTCCTAAAGGCTATAATTTCCCTGTTTTTTCGCAGATATTTTCGCAAATACTTAGTGACAATACTCATGGTGAGCACTCTTTGGTTACAAAGCGTCTTGGTCTGCTCTGCTATCTTTTCAAGGGAGTTTCATACTTTGGAGAAAAAAGCCCAGAGAACGGGGATACAGTTCTGCATATGCTATTTAAGGTGCTTAAAAGCAATCCTGGAGCTATTGTTGAAGTACGTGAAGCTCTTGAGGCTATTATCGCAAACAAAAATTTTTATCCTGAGTTGCTTTTGGAAAAAAACTACTATGGTTTTTCGGCATTGGATGTTTTAGCAGGTGTAAAAGGGTCATGGCACCTTTTAGATGTCATTAGGAGAACTTTTCCAAATTTTGATGATAAAATTAGCCTTGCGAAGATGTTGATGTTTTCTGTACTTGAAGCAGACTTAGACGAAACTAGAGAATTTTTAGAACGGCATCAAGGTTCTCTCTTAGATATTAATTCTGAAGATAACGATGGTGTTTCTAGTCTTGAGTGTGCCATTTTAAGGAACGATGTTCCTATGTGCAAGCTTCTCCTTGAATATGGAGCAGAAATAAATACGGTTGATCTTCATGGACGTAATTTCCTTGATAAGATACTCGATCGTTCTTTCGAGACGGGCGTTCAGCCTAGTCCCGAGATGGTGTCCCTACTTGTAAGTAGAGGTGTAGATTTGATGCACAGTAGTGGTGATTTAACTACTTTAGAACGATTCGAGAAGTTTGAACAGAAAAAAGATGTGCTCCGTACTCGTTTAGCTGTCCTGATGGATAAGCCTAACCTCTGTCAAAGCGATTATACGGAATTGCGCATTTTGATGAATGCACAGTTGCACCAAGACTACTGTAGGATTCTCCGCGATGCTGTACTTGAGCGTGAGCGACTTAATGAAGAAGTGAGCAAACGGGCTGCGAATGCGTTATATGTTGCAAGCGGTTTTAACTTTGTCGAAAGCATAAGGCCAATTGTAAGTGCTCCATTCAGATTACCGAAGGATAAAAGTTCCGCAAGTCTTATTGGAGGCGTGGTGTGTATCAAGGTTGATGAGAACGCTTCTATTGATATTGATGAACTTTTTTCTTCTGTGAAGCCCTATGGAGTACGGTGTAGTGATTTATCGTTCAATGGGGGTAGGGATGTCGTTAAGGTGGAAAGAAAAGCAAATGGTTTAACGAACTATATCCCCAAAAGTGGGTGTGTCATTGTCTCGGTTGATGCGAAGGTAAAGGGAAATTCTGAGAAGGTTGAGATATTCATTAGCAGTGATGGTTCTGTCTCTTTTGGTTCCAAAAAAAATTCTGCTAAATTGACTTCTCTTTTCAAGGAGGGCAAGATTGATTTCACTTCTTCAGGCGTATATGTTGATGGTACACCACTTGAGAAGGCATTCGGTTCAGCGCCTAAAAAGGCTGTAGTGCATGAACAACTTCAGGGGGTAGCAAGAAGTTTGAGGGAGGCCGGTGCTTCAGGTGCAGAGAATGTTCATGCTTCCCATAGGCACGTACCGACCGGTGGGGCATCGCGCGTTACAGAGCGCGGAGGTGATATAACGTAG
- a CDS encoding CADD family putative folate metabolism protein, which yields MFARELEPKSLLRHCFYKAWERGELSKRDLQEYACQYFNHVNETPRYLSTLHSKCSDIKTRQVLLDNLIDEEKGEENHPKLWLDFCSFIGLESEKAKNAKLLETTRDLSNTFFRLSNSSVAEGIGALYAYERQIPEIARVKIASLKKFHSVNDEKALKFFSVHEEADKWHSQECEDLIKEMNEHDREKARKGALELASALWGFLDGMEEIRLKGGHLNV from the coding sequence ATGTTTGCAAGAGAACTAGAACCTAAATCCCTCCTTAGACACTGCTTTTATAAAGCTTGGGAGAGAGGTGAATTATCTAAAAGAGATCTACAGGAGTACGCTTGCCAGTACTTTAACCACGTCAATGAAACACCTAGGTACCTTAGTACTCTTCATTCAAAATGTTCGGATATAAAGACCAGGCAGGTGTTACTTGATAACTTAATTGATGAAGAAAAGGGAGAAGAAAATCACCCAAAGTTGTGGTTAGATTTTTGTTCCTTCATCGGACTGGAGAGCGAGAAAGCCAAAAATGCAAAGTTGCTTGAAACAACCAGGGACTTAAGTAACACATTCTTTAGATTATCAAATAGCTCTGTAGCTGAAGGTATAGGCGCACTTTATGCATATGAAAGACAGATTCCTGAAATAGCACGTGTAAAGATAGCCAGTCTGAAGAAATTCCATTCTGTGAATGATGAAAAGGCGCTAAAGTTCTTTTCCGTGCATGAAGAAGCCGACAAGTGGCACTCTCAAGAATGTGAAGATCTTATCAAAGAAATGAACGAACACGATAGAGAGAAAGCAAGAAAAGGAGCTCTTGAGCTTGCTTCCGCTTTGTGGGGATTTCTAGATGGAATGGAAGAAATCAGGTTAAAAGGTGGACATCTGAACGTGTGA
- the htpG gene encoding molecular chaperone HtpG — MEKTEHKNTYSFDADASKVLNLVIHSLYRHKDVFLRELISNASDALNKLREASYFDQELLEDNPELEILISLNKEKKILEISDNGIGMDEKELVENLGTVARSGTEKFLESLKDKKVDLIGQFGVGFYSVFMVADKVEVETRKAGTKKGYIWGSRGRDSFYVDELGESVSRGTKIRIYLKDNSEEFLDKFKLEHVVVTNSNHIAFPIYLIDEKGEKDQINSASAIWTKNKTEITDEEHQNFFRDVAHVGGKPWMIIHNKNEGSTEYINLLYVPSIKPFDLYNPDRRASVKLYIKKVFITEENVQLIPQYLRFLKGVVDCADLPLNISRETLQYNNALVKIKKSLTNRVLNELKKRADSNPEEYISGFWNNFGAVLKEGLCEAMPTDERERLFALCRFYSLKKEKLISLDEYIQDMHPEQKEIYCLCSTSFESAKNSPQLEGFVSRGLDVLFFTDPVDDFWISVSHEYKSYNIKSITRSSIDLDAFAELEKAGQEVQQHHDKEIDRLIAKMQEVLKDEVESVRISKRLTESPVCLAVPDGAMDIRMEKFMLEQKQLHSRSKKILEINASHPVIGKIIGKVDSPEVEDLIFLLYDQACILQGDEVRNPVRMSKALTRLLLMT, encoded by the coding sequence ATGGAGAAAACAGAGCATAAGAACACCTATTCTTTTGATGCAGATGCATCGAAGGTTTTGAATTTGGTTATACATTCTCTTTACAGACATAAGGACGTTTTTCTTAGAGAGCTCATCTCTAATGCATCTGATGCTCTAAATAAACTACGTGAGGCATCTTACTTTGATCAGGAATTACTTGAAGATAACCCTGAGCTTGAGATTCTTATCTCTCTTAATAAGGAGAAAAAAATATTAGAGATCTCCGATAATGGGATCGGAATGGACGAAAAAGAGCTTGTAGAAAATTTAGGAACAGTAGCCAGATCTGGGACTGAGAAATTTTTGGAATCACTTAAGGATAAAAAAGTCGATTTAATAGGGCAGTTTGGAGTTGGGTTTTATTCAGTCTTCATGGTGGCAGATAAGGTTGAAGTGGAGACAAGAAAGGCAGGTACAAAAAAAGGTTATATTTGGGGGTCTCGTGGAAGAGATAGCTTCTATGTTGATGAACTTGGTGAAAGTGTTTCTAGGGGAACAAAGATCAGAATCTATCTCAAGGATAATTCTGAGGAATTCTTGGATAAGTTCAAACTAGAGCATGTTGTTGTGACAAATTCCAATCACATTGCCTTCCCAATATACCTGATCGATGAGAAAGGTGAGAAAGATCAGATTAATTCTGCGAGTGCTATATGGACGAAGAACAAAACTGAAATTACTGATGAAGAACATCAAAACTTCTTCCGCGATGTTGCGCATGTAGGGGGAAAGCCATGGATGATCATCCACAATAAAAATGAGGGTAGCACTGAGTATATAAACTTGCTCTACGTGCCGTCTATAAAGCCGTTTGATCTCTACAATCCTGATAGGAGGGCTTCTGTAAAACTATACATAAAAAAAGTTTTCATAACCGAAGAGAATGTACAGTTAATTCCTCAATACTTACGGTTCCTAAAGGGCGTAGTAGACTGCGCTGATCTTCCGCTTAATATAAGCAGGGAAACGCTCCAGTATAATAATGCACTTGTTAAGATAAAGAAGTCCTTGACTAATAGGGTGCTTAACGAGCTTAAAAAAAGGGCGGACAGCAATCCTGAAGAGTATATCTCTGGGTTTTGGAACAATTTTGGGGCTGTTTTAAAAGAAGGCCTCTGTGAGGCTATGCCAACAGATGAGAGGGAGCGTTTATTTGCTTTGTGTCGTTTTTACTCTCTGAAAAAGGAGAAGCTTATCAGCCTGGATGAATACATACAGGATATGCATCCGGAACAAAAAGAAATCTACTGTCTATGTAGTACAAGCTTTGAGAGTGCTAAAAATAGTCCTCAGCTTGAGGGTTTTGTTAGCCGTGGATTGGATGTGTTGTTTTTTACTGATCCAGTAGACGATTTTTGGATAAGTGTTTCTCATGAATATAAGTCGTATAATATTAAATCGATTACTAGATCTAGCATTGATCTTGATGCTTTTGCTGAACTTGAAAAAGCAGGACAGGAGGTTCAACAACATCATGATAAAGAGATAGATCGTTTGATAGCAAAAATGCAAGAAGTCTTGAAAGATGAAGTTGAGTCTGTAAGAATCTCGAAGAGGCTTACAGAAAGTCCTGTTTGTCTTGCTGTTCCGGATGGTGCAATGGATATAAGGATGGAGAAGTTTATGCTTGAGCAGAAACAGCTTCATTCCAGATCAAAAAAGATTTTGGAGATCAATGCTTCTCATCCTGTCATTGGAAAAATAATTGGGAAAGTCGATTCTCCTGAAGTAGAGGATTTGATATTTCTTCTCTATGATCAGGCATGCATTCTACAAGGTGATGAGGTGAGAAATCCTGTGAGGATGTCTAAGGCACTAACCAGGTTGCTTTTAATGACGTGA
- the lnt gene encoding apolipoprotein N-acyltransferase → MTLGFAPFHLTLILVFALALVYRQLRLSSSMQETFLFSVHFGSAFFLTSLYWIAFALATDIQNLWWLIIPVPIVLSLFLSLYFACAFTLFKAIAIQNPLSFSIIITGSEYLREVCFGGFPWNLIGYSWNHLEILQLTSLFGIFGLTAFTTFISGSVGELLLKDSKKARIYFVCSVILFISVFCFGLRRLSLYPTQYSSKVVRIVQANISHQQVWTPEFQKMVLKKYIQLSRSRPSAKITYFVWPESSLPFLFSGPKTDVTLHVSQALGKPLVAAGTRRDNNALFNSIFVLRDGIIAEYYDKVKLIPFGEYIPLENIIPVKKIVNGMSSFTYGDDSTKVLDSIKAAPILCYESIFSTFVGRKKPAEWIVNLTNDSWLGNSTARYQHLQMARVRAIEYGLPVVRSTTTGISAVIDPYGRILEKIDYSSEGVLDIAIPEKHKKKTFYSSLIQNINKLRSW, encoded by the coding sequence ATGACGCTTGGGTTTGCACCCTTTCACCTAACACTCATTCTGGTTTTTGCGCTTGCACTTGTATATAGACAACTAAGGTTGTCTTCCTCTATGCAGGAAACCTTCTTGTTCTCTGTCCATTTTGGAAGTGCGTTTTTTTTGACTTCTTTATATTGGATTGCTTTTGCATTGGCGACAGATATACAAAATTTATGGTGGTTAATCATACCAGTTCCTATTGTACTTTCTCTCTTTCTTTCTCTTTATTTCGCGTGCGCCTTTACCCTATTTAAAGCAATCGCAATACAAAATCCACTTAGCTTCTCTATCATAATAACAGGATCAGAGTACCTAAGAGAAGTGTGTTTTGGTGGTTTCCCATGGAACCTCATTGGTTATTCATGGAATCATCTAGAGATTCTTCAGCTGACGTCACTTTTTGGTATCTTTGGACTTACCGCATTCACAACATTTATTTCTGGATCAGTTGGAGAACTTCTTCTCAAAGATTCAAAAAAAGCCAGAATCTACTTTGTTTGTTCAGTCATTTTATTTATATCAGTTTTTTGCTTTGGCCTCAGACGTTTGAGCCTTTATCCAACTCAATATTCCTCAAAAGTCGTGAGGATAGTACAGGCAAATATCTCTCATCAGCAAGTTTGGACACCTGAATTTCAAAAGATGGTACTCAAAAAGTACATTCAATTAAGCAGGTCTAGACCTTCAGCAAAAATCACCTATTTCGTGTGGCCGGAATCATCATTACCGTTCCTTTTCTCGGGACCTAAAACAGATGTAACGCTTCACGTGAGTCAAGCTCTTGGAAAACCTCTCGTAGCTGCCGGAACACGTAGAGATAATAACGCATTATTCAATTCAATTTTTGTACTTCGCGATGGGATCATCGCAGAATATTATGACAAGGTCAAACTTATCCCATTTGGAGAATACATACCTCTCGAAAATATAATACCAGTAAAAAAGATTGTTAATGGAATGAGCAGTTTTACTTATGGTGATGATAGTACGAAGGTGCTAGACAGTATAAAGGCAGCACCGATCCTCTGTTACGAAAGTATTTTTAGCACTTTTGTTGGTCGAAAAAAGCCTGCTGAATGGATAGTTAACCTTACGAATGACAGTTGGCTTGGAAATAGCACTGCACGGTATCAGCATCTACAAATGGCACGTGTCAGAGCGATAGAGTATGGCCTCCCAGTTGTTAGATCGACTACTACTGGTATTTCTGCAGTCATTGACCCATATGGAAGAATTCTGGAAAAAATAGACTACTCCTCCGAAGGAGTGTTAGATATCGCAATACCTGAAAAACATAAAAAGAAAACTTTCTACAGTTCACTCATCCAAAATATTAATAAACTCCGTTCCTGGTAA